The Medicago truncatula cultivar Jemalong A17 chromosome 4, MtrunA17r5.0-ANR, whole genome shotgun sequence genome includes a region encoding these proteins:
- the LOC25492098 gene encoding uncharacterized protein: MQLFQKHTKAQSLINFILVTSSFCGFYVLVSVLILGTSNSKLLLHLQHSSESSRDVFIKKTNTTLDDIVFGIASSKSSWTKRKEYVKLWWKNNNAMKGCVFLDSLPQNEDDPSSLPPLCVSEDTSRFQYTCKGGLRSAIRVARVVAETVALNHSNVKWYVFGDDDTVFFPENLVKTLSKYDHELWYYIGAHSEIYEQNRLFGFGMAFGGAGFAISSSLAKVLAKVFDSCLERYPHLYGSDGRVYSCLAELGVGLTHEPGFHQVDLTGNTFGLLAAHPVTPLLSLHHPDYTDPIFPNMTTTQALKHLFEAVNVDSQRMLQQTICYDRWFSWTISVSWGYAVQVFPNHMFLPDVVNARETFKQWKKGNMLAKAYTFNTKPVHPDPCKRSTIFYFDSASSGKDGIINSYYKRSFQNCSKDLVSPKKLEVIKVVTHKLDLDIKQLQAPRRHCCDVLPSSASDQLEISVRECKDEELIYKH, encoded by the exons ATGCAGTTATTTCAGAAACACACAAAAGCACAGTCtttgattaatttcatattAGTTACATCTTCATTTTGTGGTTTTTATGTTCTTGTATCAGTACTAATATTAGGTACATCAAATTCAAAGCTATTACTACATTTGCAACATTCTTCAGAATCATCAAGAgatgttttcataaaaaaaacaaacacaactcTAGATGATATTGTGTTTGGTATTGCTTCAAGCAAGAGTTCATGGACAAAGAGAAAGGAGTATGTGAAACTATGGTGGAAAAACAACAATGCAATGAAGGGTTGTGTGTTTTTGGATAGTTTACCACAAAATGAAGATGACCCTTCTTCTCTTCCTCCTCTATGTGTCTCCGAAGACACTTCGCGGTTTCAATATACTTGCAAAGGTGGACTTCGATCAGCTATCCGGGTGGCACGTGTTGTCGCGGAGACTGTAGCCTTGAATCATTCAAATGTAAAGTGGTATGTGTTTGGAGACGACGACACGGTTTTCTTCCCGGAGAATTTGGTGAAGACTCTTTCTAAATATGATCATGAGCTTTGGTATTATATTGGTGCACACTCTGAGATTTATGAGCAGAATCGTTTGTTTGGTTTTGGAATGGCTTTTGGTGGTGCTGGTTTTGCTATTAGTTCATCTCTTGCTAAAGTTTTGGCAAAGGTTTTTGATTCTTGTTTGGAAAGGTACCCTCATCTATATGGAAGTGATGGTAGAGTTTACTCTTGTTTAGCAGAACTTGGTGTAGGATTGACACATGAACCAGGTTTTCATCAG GTTGATTTAACTGGAAATACCTTTGGCTTATTAGCTGCACACCCAGTAACACCCTTATTGTCTCTGCATCATCCAGATTACACAGATCCAATCTTTCCGAACATGACAACTACACAAGCTCTAAAACATTTATTTGAAGCAGTAAATGTTGATTCTCAAAGGATGTTGCAACAAACAATCTGCTATGATAGATGGTTTTCATGGACAATTTCAGTGTCATGGGGTTATGCTGTTCAAGTATTCCCCAACCATATGTTTTTGCCGGATGTTGTGAATGCGCGAGAAACATTCAAGCAGTGGAAAAAGGGAAATATGTTAGCAAAAGCTTATACTTTCAACACAAAACCAGTTCACCCTGATCCTTGTAAAAGATCTACTATCTTCTATTTCGATAGTGCCTCTTCTGGTAAAGACGGTATTATAAACAGTTATTATAAGAGATCTTTTCAAAATTGCTCAAAGGATTTGGTGTCTCCAAAGAAACTAGAAGTCATCAAAGTGGTTACTCATAAGCTAGACCTTGACATCAAACAG TTGCAGGCTCCAAGAAGGCATTGTTGTGATGTATTGCCCTCAAGTGCTAGTGACCAACTGGAAATTTCTGTTAGAGAATGCAAAGATGAAGAATTGATTTACAAGCACTGA